A portion of the Harpia harpyja isolate bHarHar1 unplaced genomic scaffold, bHarHar1 primary haplotype scaffold_55, whole genome shotgun sequence genome contains these proteins:
- the LOC128138590 gene encoding olfactory receptor 14A16-like, translated as MSNSSSITEFLLLAFADTRELQLLHFWLFLGIYLAAFMANSLIITAVACDHRLHTPMYFFLLNLSLLDLGSISTTVPKAMANSLWNTRAISYPGCAAQVFLFIFLISAEYFLLTVMAYDRYVAICKPLHYGTLLGSRACVHMAAAAWGTGFLTAVLHTANTFSVPLCQGNAVDQFFCEIPQILKLACSDAYLRVVGVLVVGVCFVFGCFVFIVLSYGQIFRAVLRIPSEQGQHKAFSTCIPHLAVVSLFVSTAMFAYLKPLSISSPSLDLLVAVLYSVVPPAFNPLIYSMRNHEIKDALRKLITGCFSEGINCMYSFA; from the coding sequence atgtccaacagcagctccatcactgagttcctcctcctggcatttgcagacacgcgggagctgcagctcttgcacttctggctcttcctgggcatctacctggctgccttCATGGCCAACAGCCTCATCATCACtgccgtagcctgtgaccaccgcctccacacacccatgtacttcttcctcctcaacctctccctccttgacctgggatccatctccaccactgtccccaaagctatggccaactccctctggaacaccagggccatctcctacccaggatgtgctgcacaggtctttctgttcatctttttgatctcagcagagtattttcttctcactgtcatggcctatgaccgctacgttgccatctgcaaacccctgcactacgggaccctcctgggcagcagagcttgtgtccacatggcagcagctgcctggggcactggtttcctcactgctgtgctgcacactgccaatacattttcagtacccctctgccaaggcaatgctgtggaccagttcttctgtgaaatcccccagatcctcaagctcgcttgctcagatgcctacctcagggtagttggggtacttgtagttggtgtctgttttgtatttgggtgttttgttttcattgtgctgtcctatgggcagatcttcagggctgtgctgaggatcccctctgagcagggacagcacaaagccttttccacctgcatccctcacctggccgtggtctccttgtttgtaagcactgccatgtttgcctacctgaagcccctctccatctcctccccatccctggacctgctggtggcagttctgtactcggtggtgcctccagcctTTAACCCCCTCATCTAtagcatgagaaaccatgagatcaaggatgccctgagaaaactaatcactggatgcttttcagAAGGAATAAACTGCATGTACTCTTTTGCATAG